The Gouania willdenowi chromosome 7, fGouWil2.1, whole genome shotgun sequence genome includes a window with the following:
- the LOC114467066 gene encoding UDP-GlcNAc:betaGal beta-1,3-N-acetylglucosaminyltransferase 7-like, whose translation MDLYFRRIQLSLLKTLLSLSLVCAFFLIIYELNVLEKKYLKKTTWCGSECFLSKKEVVRVISESPRAKKAVDDFPQISNGSWDVQVLNCSEDASVRTKDWFHRLDSRFHQFILRRHCRYYPMLINHPEKCTDGEVHLLMVVKSLIEQHDRRKAVRKTWGQERTVDGRKITTLFLLGTPSTGKDSKNLQKLIQSEDLIYKDILQWDFMDTFYNLTLKEVNFLKWFNIYCPNVQFIFKGDDDVFLNTHNLLELISLKKKHHKDATLFVGNAMFKVVPIRKPQNKYYIPKDMYDKPYPPFIAGGGFVMSSQLARRLFVASEDLELFPLDDVFLGMCLQKLHLAPEMHPAFRAVGERLSPCLCRKKILVHKFIGQQLLNIWRLVHNEELVCA comes from the coding sequence ATGGATCTTTATTTCAGAAGAATACAGCTCAGTTTGCTGAAGACCCTCCTGAGCCTCTCTTTGGTTTGTGCGTTTTTTCTCATAATCTACGAACTCAACGTGTtggagaaaaaatatttaaagaaaacgACTTGGTGCGGCTCGGAATGCTTTTTATCCAAGAAAGAGGTGGTAAGGGTCATTTCAGAAAGCCCAAGGGCAAAGAAAGCGGTGGATGATTTCCCGCAGATATCAAACGGTTCGTGGGACGTGCAGGTTCTGAACTGCAGCGAGGACGCATCGGTCAGAACCAAGGACTGGTTCCATCGCCTGGACTCCAGATTCCACCAGTTCATCCTGCGCAGACACTGCAGATACTACCCCATGCTCATCAATCACCCGGAGAAGTGCACAGATGGAGAGGTGCACCTCCTCATGGTGGTCAAGTCCCTCATCGAGCAGCACGACCGGCGCAAGGCCGTGCGTAAAACCTGGGGCCAGGAACGAACTGTGGACGGCAGAAAAATCACAACGTTATTCCTTCTAGGAACCCCCAGCACTggaaaagactccaaaaacctCCAGAAACTGATCCAGTCTGAGGATCTGATCTACAAGGACATCCTGCAGTGGGACTTCATGGACACGTTTTACAACCTGACCCTGAAGGAGGTGAACTTCCTCAAGTGGTTCAACATCTACTGTCCAAACGTGCAGTTCATCTTCAAAGGAGACGATGATGTGTTCTTGAACACCCACAACCTGCTGGAGCTCATCAGCTTAAAAAAGAAGCACCACAAAGATGCCACTTTGTTCGTAGGGAACGCCATGTTCAAAGTCGTTCCAATCAGAAAGCCACAGAATAAATACTACATCCCCAAAGACATGTACGATAAGCCCTACCCACCCTTCATTGCGGGTGGGGGGTTCGTGATGTCCTCCCAGCTGGCCAGGAGGCTCTTTGTGGCCTCTGAGGACCTAGAGCTGTTCCCCTTAGATGATGTGTTTTTGGGTATGTGTCTGCAGAAGCTCCACTTGGCCCCAGAGATGCACCCGGCCTTCAGAGCAGTCGGCGAAAGGCTGAGCCCGTGTCTATGCAGGAAAAAAATTTTGGTGCACAAATTCATTGGTCAGCAGCTTCTCAATATATGGCGCCTGGTCCATAATGAGGAGCTGGTTTGTGCTTAA
- the LOC114467384 gene encoding UDP-GlcNAc:betaGal beta-1,3-N-acetylglucosaminyltransferase 7-like yields the protein MDLYFRRIQLSLLKTLLSLSLVCAFFLIIYELKVLEKKYLKKTTWCGSECFLSKKEVVRVTSESPRAKKEVDDFPQISNGSWDAQVLNCSEDTSVRTKDWFHRLDSRFHQFILHRHCRYYPMLINHPEKCTDGEVHLLMVVKSLIEQHDRREAVRKTWGQERTVDGRKITTLFLLGTPSTGKDSKNLQKLIQSEDLIYKDILQWDFMDTFYNLTLKEVNFLKWFNIYCPNVQFIFKGDDDVFVNTHNLLELISFKKKHHKEATLFVGNAKFKIIPIRNRQSKYYIPKDMYDKLYPPFIAGGGFVMSSQLARRLFVSSEDLELFPLDDVFLGMCLQKLHLAPEMHPAFRAVSKRVSPCVYRKMIVVHKFIGQELLDIWRLVHNEELVCA from the coding sequence ATGGATCTTTATTTCAGAAGAATACAGCTCAGTTTGCTGAAGACCCTCCTGAGCCTCTCTTTGGTCTGTGCGTTTTTTCTCATAATCTACGAACTCAAAGTGTtggagaaaaaatatttaaagaaaacgACTTGGTGCGGCTCGGAATGCTTTTTATCCAAGAAAGAGGTGGTAAGGGTCACTTCAGAAAGCCCGAGGGCAAAGAAAGAGGTGGATGATTTCCCGCAGATATCAAACGGTTCGTGGGACGCGCAGGTTCTGAACTGCAGCGAGGACACATCGGTCAGAACCAAGGACTGGTTCCATCGCCTGGACTCCAGATTCCACCAGTTCATCCTGCACAGACACTGCAGATACTACCCCATGCTCATCAATCACCCGGAGAAGTGTACAGATGGAGAGGTGCACCTCCTCATGGTGGTCAAGTCCCTCATTGAGCAGCACGACCGGCGCGAGGCCGTGCGTAAAACCTGGGGCCAGGAACGAACTGTGGACGGCAGAAAAATCACAACGTTATTCCTTCTAGGAACCCCCAGCACTggaaaagactccaaaaacctCCAGAAACTGATCCAGTCTGAGGATCTGATCTACAAGGACATCCTGCAGTGGGACTTCATGGACACGTTTTACAACCTGACCCTGAAGGAGGTCAACTTCCTCAAGTGGTTCAACATCTACTGTCCAAACGTGCAGTTCATCTTCAAAGGAGACGATGATGTGTTCGTGAACACCCACAACCTGCTGGAGCTCATCAGCTTCAAAAAGAAGCACCACAAAGAGGCCACTTTGTTCGTAGGGAACGCCAAGTTCAAAATCATTCCAATCAGAAACCGACAGAGTAAATACTACATCCCCAAAGACATGTACGATAAGCTCTACCCACCCTTCATTGCGGGTGGGGGGTTCGTGATGTCCTCCCAGCTGGCCAGGAGGCTCTTTGTGTCTTCTGAGGACCTAGAGCTGTTCCCCTTAGATGATGTGTTTTTGGGTATGTGTCTGCAGAAGCTCCACTTGGCCCCAGAGATGCACCCAGCCTTCAGAGCAGTCAGCAAAAGGGTGAGCCCGTGTGTATACAGGAAAATGATTGTGGTGCACAAATTCATTGGTCAGGAGCTTCTCGATATATGGCGCCTGGTCCATAATGAGGAGCTGGTTTGTGCTTAA